In the genome of Blastopirellula marina, one region contains:
- a CDS encoding FHA domain-containing protein — protein MSETLTRHTLLESSDETAQAQADIQTVTHVAKSEPTPDAVLFRPSQRPPIAILTVCDDGKRTGESIRIRKNAFQIGRSEGDLCLAHDDLVSARHVVITKQLNGQSPRLVIEDLESRNGLYFKVRKARLENQAEFLIGGGKYRFELPQEDSVDEPPHRKPVVETLPFETMPEIAAPALVELLAGGKTSTTLLLEPEYWIGRGETCRIRRKSDIFTSKKHALLRCSKSGNWSIKNNKSVNGVWLKMPKATLEPGQNCEFRIGEQLFHLKFGV, from the coding sequence ATGAGTGAAACGCTGACTCGCCATACGTTGTTGGAATCGAGTGACGAAACGGCGCAAGCTCAAGCCGACATTCAAACCGTCACCCATGTAGCCAAGTCCGAGCCGACGCCGGACGCGGTATTATTTCGTCCGAGCCAGCGGCCTCCGATCGCAATCTTGACGGTTTGTGACGATGGAAAACGCACCGGCGAATCAATTCGGATTCGAAAGAACGCCTTTCAGATCGGACGTTCCGAGGGAGATCTCTGCCTCGCCCATGACGACTTGGTTTCAGCACGACATGTCGTCATTACGAAACAATTGAACGGACAGAGTCCACGTCTTGTTATCGAAGACCTGGAAAGTCGAAATGGGCTTTACTTCAAGGTCCGCAAAGCGCGCCTCGAAAATCAAGCTGAGTTTCTGATCGGGGGAGGAAAGTACCGTTTTGAACTTCCGCAGGAAGATTCCGTGGACGAACCACCCCATCGAAAACCGGTGGTAGAAACATTGCCGTTCGAGACCATGCCGGAAATCGCTGCCCCAGCGTTAGTTGAACTACTTGCCGGTGGCAAAACTTCCACCACGTTGCTGCTCGAACCGGAGTACTGGATCGGTCGAGGCGAAACGTGCCGCATTCGACGTAAGAGTGACATCTTCACCAGTAAGAAGCATGCATTGCTGCGCTGTAGTAAGAGCGGAAATTGGTCGATTAAAAATAACAAGTCGGTCAACGGCGTCTGGTTAAAAATGCCGAAGGCTACCCTTGAGCCGGGCCAGAATTGCGAGTTCCGAATCGGAGAACAGTTGTTTCATTTGAAGTTTGGAGTGTGA